In the Streptomyces sp. cg36 genome, one interval contains:
- a CDS encoding CHAT domain-containing protein translates to MPDIEERAVTPLYGEPFDSGFARAEAHQRAADLWAACAVYEELLVLAEPLEDSPDVRFLRAHLLSDLASVRLAATDVAAAEDAVERSRALLDDIATAPMGPRGRQLWLETLLKTLIARADLLRRAGRLDEALAALDEAALTLTEFADPEGLRTAELGLNRVHLLMERAEWGAAEEHASALLSTMPGAVVEAVPRLLTALGLICASTGRFEPAEDFFARAEDGLRALGDTGEVRALVAHRAYAAMRRGELGLAEELFAQASVFFERHHRFGDLAVCEQARAFLAGRRGDPARAGTLADASLARFERLGAAIAAADTRLLGAQHAYDRGDLAETRRLAEQARAVYQEREVYERCAQVDLVLARLLEDGLNRAGHGEHERQLLDTALALALPAALALEAARYGFATAHARSQWLELADEAMRLAFRIAVRRGDQGLLFELVEHRCAGASLALDRTASVRAEGASSFFPGAGAKAYGSGPVTLGGVAAGAAASAGLRVAPPPRVRMAPESGRVALQEYIGAAESRYRRRIVNEEEVPFWSTDDLPGRPVVQIRLADAGDLFMTWTWAGGARGFGTGQGPAAEVDRAVAALADALPGPGEGEEGMRRAFESGAFADPRREERLAHLLAEALWPPGLTDQIRQVSARAGRPLVRIQPSPRVAQVPWELLAVAEGVRLVDLADVVTTAPASLRRQAVRRADEPDAEGVVLVLDPRVPGFRADSPLGSVLGPPGSDPELLELVRRHADTAVPSVAAPEQALRRTDLDREWLGEALRGGARRLLYVGHVSGAPVEGGQSEDGALHLCCGADTRGLAEPVRTHRPLSARDLLLGTLPLRADGECGGRLWPAPRRVALIGCESGGDLRFAESFGLAAAMLHNGAELVTATRWVLPTSFAFHRLAGLPPAVRPLTEAVLAVDAAHEDGDPVGCLNRWQRGQLDRWRADGRIEHAPLLWAALTSLVV, encoded by the coding sequence GTGCCGGACATCGAGGAGCGGGCCGTGACCCCGCTGTACGGAGAGCCGTTCGACAGCGGGTTCGCCCGGGCCGAGGCGCACCAGCGGGCGGCCGACCTCTGGGCGGCGTGCGCCGTCTACGAGGAACTGCTGGTGCTGGCCGAGCCGTTGGAGGACTCGCCCGACGTACGGTTCCTGCGGGCGCACCTGCTGTCCGACCTCGCGAGCGTCCGGCTCGCCGCCACCGACGTGGCCGCCGCCGAGGACGCCGTCGAGCGCTCCCGGGCGCTTCTCGACGACATCGCGACCGCGCCCATGGGACCGCGCGGACGCCAGCTGTGGCTGGAGACCCTCCTCAAGACGCTGATCGCCCGGGCCGATCTGCTGCGCCGCGCCGGACGCCTGGACGAGGCGCTGGCCGCGCTCGACGAAGCGGCGCTGACGCTCACGGAGTTCGCGGACCCGGAAGGTCTGCGCACGGCCGAGCTCGGGCTGAACCGGGTGCATCTGCTGATGGAGCGGGCCGAGTGGGGAGCGGCGGAGGAGCACGCGTCGGCGCTGCTTTCGACGATGCCGGGGGCCGTGGTGGAGGCCGTGCCCCGGCTGCTGACCGCCCTCGGCCTGATCTGCGCCTCGACGGGCCGCTTCGAACCGGCCGAGGACTTCTTCGCCCGCGCCGAGGACGGCTTGCGGGCGCTGGGGGACACCGGTGAGGTGCGGGCGCTGGTGGCGCACCGGGCGTACGCCGCGATGCGCCGGGGTGAACTCGGCCTGGCGGAAGAGCTGTTCGCCCAGGCGTCCGTCTTCTTCGAGCGGCACCACCGCTTCGGCGACCTCGCCGTGTGCGAACAGGCCCGCGCCTTCCTCGCCGGCCGGCGCGGCGATCCGGCCCGCGCGGGCACGCTGGCGGACGCGAGCCTGGCCCGGTTCGAGCGGCTCGGCGCCGCGATCGCCGCCGCCGACACCAGACTCCTGGGCGCCCAGCACGCGTACGACCGGGGCGATCTCGCCGAGACGCGGCGGCTGGCCGAGCAGGCCCGCGCGGTGTACCAGGAGCGGGAGGTGTACGAGCGGTGCGCCCAGGTCGACCTCGTGCTCGCCCGCCTCCTTGAGGACGGTCTGAACCGGGCGGGTCACGGTGAGCACGAGCGGCAGCTGCTCGACACCGCCCTCGCGCTCGCCCTGCCCGCGGCGCTGGCCCTGGAAGCCGCGCGCTACGGCTTCGCGACCGCCCACGCGCGCAGCCAGTGGCTGGAACTGGCAGACGAGGCCATGCGGTTGGCGTTCCGGATCGCGGTGCGCCGGGGCGACCAGGGGCTCCTCTTCGAGCTGGTGGAACACCGCTGTGCGGGCGCCTCCCTGGCCCTGGACCGTACGGCGTCGGTCCGGGCGGAGGGCGCCTCCTCGTTCTTCCCGGGCGCGGGCGCCAAGGCGTACGGGAGCGGCCCGGTGACGCTCGGGGGCGTGGCGGCCGGGGCGGCGGCCTCGGCCGGGCTGCGCGTCGCACCGCCGCCCAGGGTGCGGATGGCGCCGGAGTCCGGCCGGGTCGCGCTCCAGGAGTACATCGGGGCCGCCGAGTCCCGCTACCGGCGGCGGATCGTGAACGAGGAGGAGGTGCCGTTCTGGAGCACCGACGACCTGCCGGGCCGCCCCGTCGTCCAGATCCGCCTCGCCGACGCCGGTGATCTGTTCATGACGTGGACATGGGCGGGCGGGGCGCGCGGGTTCGGCACGGGGCAGGGCCCCGCCGCCGAGGTGGACCGGGCCGTGGCGGCGCTGGCCGACGCGCTGCCCGGTCCGGGCGAGGGGGAGGAGGGGATGCGGCGGGCCTTCGAGTCGGGCGCGTTCGCCGACCCCCGGCGCGAGGAGCGGCTCGCCCACCTGCTGGCCGAGGCGCTGTGGCCGCCGGGTCTGACGGACCAGATCCGCCAGGTCTCGGCGCGGGCGGGCCGTCCGCTGGTACGGATCCAGCCCTCGCCCCGGGTCGCCCAAGTGCCGTGGGAGCTGCTCGCGGTGGCCGAGGGCGTCCGGCTCGTCGACCTGGCGGACGTCGTGACCACGGCGCCCGCGTCCCTGCGGCGCCAGGCCGTGCGCCGGGCCGACGAGCCGGACGCCGAAGGAGTCGTCCTGGTCCTCGACCCGCGCGTCCCCGGCTTCCGCGCCGACTCGCCGCTCGGCTCGGTCCTGGGGCCGCCGGGCTCGGACCCGGAGCTGCTGGAGCTCGTCCGGCGCCACGCGGACACGGCCGTGCCGTCCGTCGCCGCCCCCGAACAGGCGCTGCGCCGCACCGACCTGGACCGGGAGTGGCTGGGCGAGGCGCTGCGCGGAGGGGCGCGCCGGCTCCTGTACGTGGGGCATGTGAGCGGGGCGCCGGTCGAGGGCGGCCAGAGCGAGGACGGCGCCCTCCATCTGTGCTGCGGCGCCGATACGCGCGGTCTGGCCGAGCCGGTACGCACCCATCGGCCGCTGTCGGCCAGGGACCTCCTGCTCGGCACGCTGCCGCTGCGCGCCGACGGGGAGTGTGGCGGACGGCTCTGGCCCGCCCCGCGCCGGGTCGCCCTGATCGGCTGCGAGAGCGGCGGCGACCTGCGGTTCGCCGAGTCGTTCGGGCTGGCGGCGGCGATGCTCCACAACGGCGCCGAACTGGTCACCGCCACCCGCTGGGTGCTGCCCACGAGCTTCGCCTTCCACCGCCTCGCCGGGCTGCCCCCGGCCGTACGGCCGCTGACGGAGGCGGTCCTCGCCGTGGACGCCGCCCACGAGGACGGCGACCCGGTGGGGTGCCTCAACCGCTGGCAGCGCGGGCAGCTCGACCGCTGGCGCGCCGACGGCCGGATCGAGCACGCGCCGCTGCTGTGGGCGGCGTTGACCTCCCTCGTCGTCTGA
- a CDS encoding GDSL-type esterase/lipase family protein gives MTAPRPHTLFSFGTLMDGQVQAALFGRAVPTSAASLTGYATRPLTITDPAVIATSGLDVHLTLRRAYGSVVEGAVLRLTDEELAAADAYEVDDYARRRVRLTSGETAWAYLDAEPLRAAARIVIVGDSIAYGRCDPSGGWAGRLAAEHIAADEEGNRVFNLAIPGSTLLDVRDQTPGVLAPRLPDTLLVAAGINDSALPVGAPAGDDALARVPDHLAALAATALGHDARLVVVGPAWLDEERTGDYYGLRFTEERALALRACVRSWCARNHVDFLDLWEPLRKRADLLVDGLHPDAAGHQELHRHLTSFAR, from the coding sequence GTGACCGCGCCCCGCCCGCACACCCTGTTCTCCTTCGGCACCCTGATGGACGGGCAGGTCCAGGCCGCGCTCTTCGGCCGGGCCGTGCCCACCTCCGCCGCCTCGCTCACCGGATACGCGACCCGGCCGCTGACGATCACCGACCCGGCCGTGATCGCCACCAGCGGCCTCGACGTGCACCTCACGCTGCGGCGCGCGTACGGCTCCGTCGTCGAGGGCGCAGTACTGCGCCTCACCGACGAGGAGCTCGCCGCGGCCGACGCCTACGAGGTGGACGACTACGCCCGCCGCCGGGTGCGGCTCACCTCCGGCGAGACCGCCTGGGCCTACCTCGACGCCGAGCCGCTGCGCGCGGCGGCCCGCATCGTGATCGTCGGCGACAGCATCGCCTACGGGCGCTGCGACCCGAGCGGCGGCTGGGCGGGCCGCCTGGCGGCGGAACACATCGCCGCCGACGAGGAGGGCAACCGGGTCTTCAACCTGGCCATCCCCGGCAGCACCCTGCTCGACGTCCGCGACCAGACCCCCGGCGTACTGGCGCCCCGACTCCCCGACACCCTGCTGGTCGCGGCCGGGATCAACGACTCGGCGCTGCCCGTCGGCGCACCGGCCGGCGACGACGCGCTCGCGCGCGTGCCGGACCACCTCGCCGCGCTCGCCGCCACGGCCCTCGGCCACGACGCGCGGCTGGTCGTCGTGGGACCGGCCTGGCTCGACGAGGAGCGCACCGGCGACTACTACGGGCTGCGGTTCACCGAGGAGCGGGCGCTGGCCCTGCGCGCGTGCGTACGGTCCTGGTGCGCGCGGAACCACGTCGACTTCCTCGACCTGTGGGAGCCCCTGCGCAAGCGCGCCGACCTGCTCGTCGACGGTCTGCACCCCGACGCGGCGGGCCACCAGGAGCTCCACCGGCACCTCACCTCCTTCGCCCGCTGA